The Pantoea nemavictus genome includes a region encoding these proteins:
- a CDS encoding tyrosine-type recombinase/integrase gives MQYRNLATLRTGLAVPLALTLHAAEINLEGVIDKCRAGNPSDHIIYSSVRKGGRKPGPVMPDAITSAFSEARELCGIEFGSSPPSFHEIRSLASRLYAAENGENFAQRLLGHKNMSMTKKYLDSRGQEYVMVWAGYQIFGQISDTSFFLVIYQ, from the coding sequence TTGCAGTATCGTAATCTGGCTACGTTGCGAACCGGGTTAGCCGTTCCGCTGGCCCTTACCCTGCATGCAGCTGAAATTAACCTGGAAGGCGTAATAGATAAATGTCGAGCAGGAAATCCGTCCGACCACATCATTTACTCTTCAGTGAGAAAGGGAGGCAGAAAGCCGGGACCAGTCATGCCGGATGCCATTACAAGTGCTTTTTCGGAGGCGAGGGAATTATGCGGGATTGAGTTCGGTTCAAGCCCGCCCTCTTTCCATGAAATCAGAAGTCTTGCAAGCCGGCTTTACGCTGCAGAAAATGGAGAGAATTTTGCTCAGCGGCTACTCGGACATAAAAACATGTCGATGACCAAAAAGTATTTAGATTCTCGTGGTCAGGAATATGTAATGGTATGGGCCGGATATCAGATATTCGGACAAATTTCGGACACTTCGTTTTTTCTTGTTATATATCAATGA
- a CDS encoding YebY family protein, translated as MLLKKLIPACVLMALCSQAMAAQIITVSRFEIGKDKWPFTREEVMLTCEKDGALFAINPGTLLQYPLNDKAYARKTAGQGTLQSIDTIVAEDKAHPGQKMSLQPIVDRAQQLCGK; from the coding sequence ATTTTGCTGAAGAAACTGATTCCAGCTTGCGTATTGATGGCGCTGTGCAGCCAGGCGATGGCCGCACAGATTATTACCGTCAGCCGTTTTGAGATTGGCAAGGACAAATGGCCCTTCACCCGTGAAGAGGTGATGCTGACCTGCGAAAAAGACGGAGCGCTGTTTGCTATCAATCCCGGCACGTTATTGCAGTATCCGCTCAACGATAAAGCTTACGCGCGTAAGACTGCCGGGCAGGGCACGCTGCAATCCATCGACACCATCGTGGCCGAAGACAAAGCGCATCCAGGTCAGAAAATGAGTCTGCAGCCGATCGTCGATCGCGCACAGCAACTGTGCGGCAAGTAA
- a CDS encoding phage holin → MSIDMSKLASGAAYGASAGTIANGLLTRLSPDEWSAIGVLAGILVALFTLGINWYYKRKATLAQIKALQRWPTAPDLTED, encoded by the coding sequence ATGAGTATCGATATGAGCAAACTGGCATCAGGCGCGGCATACGGCGCTTCTGCCGGGACGATTGCCAATGGTCTGCTGACCAGGTTAAGTCCCGATGAATGGAGTGCTATTGGCGTGCTGGCCGGTATTCTGGTCGCGCTATTTACGCTCGGCATCAACTGGTATTACAAACGCAAGGCCACGCTGGCGCAGATTAAAGCTCTGCAACGCTGGCCCACCGCGCCCGACCTCACCGAGGATTAA